In one window of Egicoccus sp. AB-alg2 DNA:
- a CDS encoding SAF domain-containing protein, whose translation MSTTTPPAAKTRQPRGRAPDLRLDPPAGQARRPKLSWVALGLAVVLAGGLFGAVTLARVADRAPVLALAMPIERGETLTDDHLRVVDVAADEQLPLVTADDRLQLVGLTATGPLPAGSLVTREQFSDGPQVADGFSVVGLALQPGEYPIAALTPGDRVEVVRTPDPTGVRSDGGSGAAVLTDDAEVYAVGPLSETSAGLMVSLTVPQDTGPAIASAAAEGRVRLVLVPAS comes from the coding sequence GTGTCGACCACCACTCCCCCAGCCGCCAAGACCCGGCAACCTCGCGGGCGAGCACCGGATCTCCGCCTCGACCCACCAGCCGGTCAGGCACGTCGCCCGAAGCTGTCGTGGGTCGCGCTCGGACTCGCGGTCGTGCTGGCGGGCGGGTTGTTCGGCGCGGTCACGCTCGCCCGGGTCGCCGACCGGGCCCCGGTGCTGGCGCTGGCGATGCCGATCGAGCGCGGCGAGACGCTCACCGACGACCACCTGCGTGTCGTCGACGTCGCGGCCGACGAGCAGCTCCCGCTCGTGACGGCCGACGACCGGTTGCAGCTGGTCGGGCTGACGGCGACCGGCCCGCTGCCGGCCGGCAGCCTCGTGACCCGCGAGCAGTTCTCGGATGGGCCGCAGGTCGCGGACGGGTTCAGCGTGGTCGGGCTGGCGTTGCAGCCCGGCGAGTACCCGATCGCCGCGCTCACGCCCGGGGATCGGGTCGAGGTGGTCCGCACCCCGGATCCGACCGGTGTGCGCAGCGACGGTGGCAGCGGTGCGGCGGTGCTGACCGATGACGCGGAGGTGTACGCGGTCGGGCCGTTATCGGAGACCAGCGCCGGGCTGATGGTGTCGCTGACGGTGCCGCAGGACACCGGGCCGGCGATCGCCTCGGCGGCGGCCGAGGGCCGGGTGCGGCTCGTGCTGGTGCCGGCGTCATGA
- a CDS encoding chromosome partitioning protein — protein MTVVALASVKASPGVTTSLLALAATWPGQRPVLLVDADPDGGSLAARTGLLTEPGLTSLAAAARRTLRAGELERHTQPLPGGGVPALVGPADPEHASRALQLLGGPLATALRSDPDRDGLVDCGRLRAGSPAAPLAAAADVLVVVARPRLDELQHLRPALPRLLAVGARPALLLVGEGPYPPGEVAAALDVTVLTTLPHDPAGADQLSGQRRRAGRLERTTLLRAARAVAEQLRAADETTGGGAHESSVSDEPAPPASTTAVRERSVSGNGHRDRTGWVAALTRGSPTAREPD, from the coding sequence ATGACGGTGGTCGCGCTCGCGTCGGTCAAGGCGTCGCCGGGGGTGACGACCTCGCTGCTGGCGCTGGCGGCCACCTGGCCGGGCCAGCGGCCGGTGCTGCTGGTCGACGCCGACCCGGACGGCGGCAGCCTCGCGGCCCGTACCGGGCTGCTCACCGAGCCGGGGCTGACGAGCCTCGCCGCGGCCGCCCGTCGGACGCTCCGAGCTGGCGAGCTGGAGCGGCACACCCAGCCGCTCCCGGGTGGCGGGGTGCCGGCGCTGGTCGGGCCAGCCGACCCCGAGCACGCCAGCCGGGCGCTGCAACTGCTCGGCGGGCCGCTCGCCACCGCCCTGCGTAGCGATCCGGACCGGGACGGGCTGGTCGACTGTGGCCGCCTGCGGGCCGGCTCGCCTGCCGCGCCGCTGGCCGCTGCCGCTGACGTGCTCGTGGTGGTGGCCCGTCCTCGCCTGGACGAGCTCCAGCACCTGCGGCCGGCGCTCCCCCGGCTCCTGGCGGTCGGCGCCCGGCCGGCGCTGCTGCTGGTGGGCGAGGGTCCCTACCCGCCCGGCGAGGTCGCGGCCGCACTCGACGTCACGGTGCTCACGACGCTGCCACACGATCCTGCGGGGGCCGACCAGCTCTCGGGCCAGCGGCGCCGTGCGGGCCGGCTGGAACGGACGACGCTGCTGCGCGCCGCCCGGGCGGTCGCCGAGCAGCTCAGGGCCGCCGACGAGACCACGGGAGGCGGGGCTCATGAGTCGTCCGTGAGTGACGAGCCGGCTCCACCAGCGTCCACCACGGCCGTTCGTGAGCGATCCGTGAGTGGCAACGGGCACCGTGACCGGACCGGCTGGGTCGCGGCGCTCACGCGCGGCTCACCGACCGCGAGGGAGCCCGACTGA
- a CDS encoding CpaF family protein — MDAEVAVLAQRFAAEAADRLARERDTQPDGAGSNGHLTGADERAYARSLIAAALDAEARRRLRDDLDPLPEHVEDEVARQAFDRLFGLGRLQRYLDDERITDIHVQGYDTVWLKHADGSRHRGEPVADSDAELIELLRTAAARAGRTERRFDSSQPELNLRLPDGSRLFAIMDVSARPSLTIRKHQFDLAYLGDLARRGTLDQPLEAFLRAAVLARRSIVIGGGIGCGKTTLMRALINEIPPDERLVTIEDALELDIDRFDTLHPNVVTLEAREPNMEGHGGITLEQLVRMGLRMDPDRVFVGEVRGSEVLPMLLAMSQGQDGSMCTIHANTARGVFRRLQMYAMLPPHRLTPPDTAMLIANAVDLVVHLDQQRDPATGTTRRVATSVLEVRDVDGTEVVANEVFRPGPDGRAVPTGTMHDESLAALEAAGFDRTLLTDLGGQPAWS; from the coding sequence ATGGACGCCGAGGTGGCCGTGCTAGCGCAACGGTTCGCAGCCGAGGCCGCGGACCGTCTCGCCCGCGAGCGCGACACCCAGCCCGACGGGGCCGGCAGCAACGGTCACCTCACGGGCGCGGACGAGCGGGCCTACGCCCGCAGTCTGATCGCCGCCGCGCTCGACGCCGAGGCCCGCCGGCGGCTACGTGACGACCTCGACCCGCTGCCGGAACACGTCGAGGACGAGGTGGCCCGGCAGGCGTTCGACCGGCTGTTCGGGCTCGGCCGGCTGCAGCGCTACCTCGACGACGAACGCATCACCGACATCCACGTCCAGGGCTACGACACGGTCTGGCTCAAGCACGCCGACGGCTCCCGCCACCGGGGCGAGCCGGTCGCGGACTCCGACGCGGAGCTGATCGAGCTGTTGCGCACCGCTGCGGCGAGGGCCGGGCGGACCGAGCGGCGCTTCGACTCGTCCCAGCCGGAGCTGAACCTGCGGCTGCCCGACGGCTCGCGGCTGTTCGCGATCATGGACGTCTCGGCACGGCCGAGCTTGACGATCCGCAAGCACCAGTTCGACCTCGCTTACCTCGGCGACCTCGCGCGTCGCGGCACCCTCGACCAGCCGCTGGAAGCCTTCCTGCGCGCGGCGGTGCTGGCCCGCCGCTCGATCGTGATCGGTGGCGGGATCGGCTGCGGGAAGACCACCCTGATGCGGGCGCTGATCAACGAGATCCCGCCCGACGAACGGCTGGTCACGATCGAGGACGCCCTCGAGCTCGACATCGACCGGTTCGACACGCTCCACCCCAATGTCGTCACGCTCGAAGCCCGCGAACCCAACATGGAAGGGCACGGGGGCATCACCCTCGAGCAGCTGGTCCGCATGGGGTTGCGGATGGATCCCGACCGGGTGTTCGTTGGCGAGGTCCGGGGATCGGAGGTCCTGCCGATGCTGCTGGCGATGAGCCAGGGGCAGGACGGCTCGATGTGCACCATCCACGCCAACACCGCCCGCGGGGTGTTCCGCCGGCTGCAGATGTACGCGATGCTCCCGCCCCACCGGCTCACCCCGCCCGATACCGCGATGCTGATCGCGAACGCGGTCGACCTGGTGGTCCACCTCGACCAGCAACGCGATCCGGCGACCGGCACCACCCGCCGCGTCGCGACCAGCGTGCTCGAGGTCCGCGACGTCGACGGCACCGAGGTGGTCGCCAACGAGGTGTTCCGCCCCGGCCCCGACGGCCGTGCGGTTCCGACCGGGACGATGCACGACGAGTCCCTCGCGGCGCTGGAAGCGGCCGGGTTCGACCGGACGCTGCTCACCGATCTGGGAGGGCAGCCGGCATGGTCCTGA